Genomic DNA from Flavobacterium sp. N502540:
CTCTTCTGATTCCGTCTTTGCTACTGTAGTGTTTTTGACTGCAGGATCGACAGAAGCGGAGCCTGAGGGAAGGTACTTGGCGGCAATCTGATAGGATTTTTCCATAAGTGCCAGCTGGTCATCAAGTGTGGCAGCTTTGGGAATTTCCTTTTGCGCGAGCTCCTGCTTCAGGTCCTCAAGCTGTCGGCGCAGTTCCTTGGTTTCTCCGTTGTCCTGCTGATAGAATGAGCCCAGCGTGCTTTGGGCAGCTCGGTAGGTGTGCAGGGCCGGATTGTTAGTTTCTTCCGCGTCATCGGGCAGTGATGGTTTCTGCTCAGCGTTATCCTCATTCCAGTAATTGGACAGCGTGGTTAAAGCGTTCTTTTTTTGCTCTTCTTTGTCTTCGAGTATTTCCTGCTCATATGCTTTCTGTTTGTCTGCCTGCAGTACAGATCCGCTTGCCTGTGGCACGCTGTCGTTCAGACCAATGCTTTCGATCTGCTTTTTATCCTTCGACGGCTTAAAGATCAAATACATACAGCCGATACATACAATTCCCATCAGTGTGAAAATCAGCGGTTTTTTAATACGCTCGACAGTTGTCTTTTTTTCATCAGGCACAAACGAGGAACTGTTTTGGAGAGTCTCTCCTGAGAGAAGGCTGACCTTTTTTTTATTTTCTTTCATAATCCTATTTTTTTTTAATTGGCCTCAGGGAGTCCTGTAGGGACGCCGGACTTTCTTCCCCTGACGAGGCAGGGCTTTCGATATGTTCTAGAACTATATTGTTTCTCGCGTATACCGTATCGCGGCATACGTTGAAAATGACAACTGCGCTCAGCAGCACGTACGCTGCAAAAAAGTACAGTATCACCTGATGTTGCCTTTTTATAGGCATTGCTTCCCAGTTCTTGTCAAGCCCTTCCAGCCACTGGTCTATATTTACTCTTAATTTATTCATAACCTTGCTATTTTGTTCTCAAAGCTTAAAACGCTTTGGACATTTATCTGTTTTTTGTTGCTGTTCATCATTGACCAAGGCGACTGCCTGCGACGCGCTGGGCGCAGATATAACAGACAGGTTTGTCAGTTCCGCTTTTTTCAGCAGTTGCCCAAATTGGTCTTTCCTTGCAATTTCCATTGCGTTGAGAGAAAATTTACCGTTCAGGTATTTTACCAGCATAATGCATCGTACACTTGGCTTGTCTTTTTCTGACCATTGCAGGTAACCTGTCAGCAGCAAGTCCTCTTTAGGTAAACTGTCTTTTCCATTTTTGCAGTTTTCAAGATATTCTTTAATGCTGTCTTTTAACTTTCCGGCATGCGCACCCTGCGTATGGAAATAGCCGTTAAATCCTTTTTCAGTCAGAATTCTCGCAAATGTGTCTAAATCTAATAATGCTTCCATAACATTTTTTTTAGCGTTCGATGACTTCTATATCCCTGTTTTCAACCACCGCAAACTTTTCAATAGTAAAGCCCTGCGGATTATTGTCCGAGCGCACCGAGTTTACCAGAAGGCAGGATGTAACCAGACTGCGGCTGGTTATATTACTCGAGCGTATAATAATTTGCCTTGCATAGCTCCGTACCACATACGGGTAAGTCTCGAAATTGCAGACCACGCT
This window encodes:
- the traM gene encoding conjugative transposon protein TraM, encoding MKENKKKVSLLSGETLQNSSSFVPDEKKTTVERIKKPLIFTLMGIVCIGCMYLIFKPSKDKKQIESIGLNDSVPQASGSVLQADKQKAYEQEILEDKEEQKKNALTTLSNYWNEDNAEQKPSLPDDAEETNNPALHTYRAAQSTLGSFYQQDNGETKELRRQLEDLKQELAQKEIPKAATLDDQLALMEKSYQIAAKYLPSGSASVDPAVKNTTVAKTESEEKIFSALVPSKKSRVSSLYRQPSDSTFLAEWNTGRGFNSAGSMQENLQPKNSVKACVHQTQTIIGEAGVSLRLVEPARISGRSIAAGTTVTANAKIQAGRLQLKVTSIELEGSIIPVDITIYDLDGQQGVPVPYSAERSALTEMAGNMSQQSGTSLMMTQSAGQQVAADLSRGVVQGISGYFAKKVRTTKVTLKAGHQMYLVSKK
- a CDS encoding nitrogen regulatory IIA protein, with product MNKLRVNIDQWLEGLDKNWEAMPIKRQHQVILYFFAAYVLLSAVVIFNVCRDTVYARNNIVLEHIESPASSGEESPASLQDSLRPIKKK